One genomic segment of Bacteroides caccae includes these proteins:
- a CDS encoding polysaccharide pyruvyl transferase family protein translates to MNFSGKVAFLRDLIVNTLTPLISDSYVLWDLPYYTNIGDILIWEGTENFLKQLSSQCISKCSYQTFSYKPLPKDTTILLQGGGNFGDLWRVHQEFRLKIVELYPDNKIIILPQSVHYQDTKILERDAELMGKHSNLTICVRDTKSWDILGSYFYKNNLLLLPDMAFCISQQTLNQYSGKSTSKVLYLKRNDIEFCAKNYESYIIEDQHLVDIRDWPTMEFISIRFKILGKLINFQQYKLANAFASIFLKTYLIKKGGRFLCRYNKIYTTRLHVAILAILLNKPFVFFDNSYGKNRFFYETWLKDLDNIYFID, encoded by the coding sequence ATGAATTTTTCAGGAAAGGTGGCTTTTTTGAGAGATTTGATAGTTAATACGTTGACTCCTTTGATATCGGATTCTTATGTATTATGGGATTTACCTTATTATACTAATATCGGAGATATTTTGATTTGGGAGGGAACTGAAAATTTTCTAAAACAACTGTCTTCTCAATGTATTTCAAAATGTTCATATCAGACTTTTAGTTATAAGCCATTACCCAAGGATACAACAATTTTATTGCAAGGCGGTGGGAATTTTGGAGATCTGTGGCGTGTACATCAAGAGTTTAGATTAAAAATAGTAGAACTATATCCTGATAATAAGATTATTATATTACCACAAAGTGTTCATTATCAGGATACAAAAATATTAGAGAGAGATGCAGAGTTAATGGGAAAACATTCTAATCTAACTATCTGTGTTCGAGATACAAAGTCTTGGGATATATTAGGCTCATATTTCTATAAAAATAATTTATTGTTATTACCTGACATGGCATTCTGTATTTCTCAACAAACTTTAAATCAATATAGTGGAAAAAGTACTTCTAAGGTTCTGTACTTAAAGAGAAATGATATTGAATTTTGTGCGAAAAATTATGAAAGTTATATTATAGAGGATCAGCATCTGGTAGATATAAGGGATTGGCCTACTATGGAGTTTATATCTATTCGATTTAAAATATTGGGTAAGTTGATTAATTTTCAACAATACAAGCTAGCAAATGCTTTTGCTTCTATTTTTTTGAAAACATATTTAATAAAAAAAGGAGGAAGATTTCTTTGTCGTTATAATAAAATATATACAACAAGATTACACGTTGCCATTTTGGCTATTCTATTAAATAAGCCTTTTGTTTTTTTCGATAATTCATATGGAAAAAATAGGTTCTTCTATGAAACATGGTTGAAAGATTTAGATAATATATACTTTATTGATTAG